The stretch of DNA GATGTTGTGCTTGAGCCCCTCGATGCGGTAGGCGGCAAGGGCCGCGCGGCCGCGTGCCAAGGCTTCCTCGCGCGTGGAACCGCTGACCACCAGCTTGGCGATCATCGGGTCGTAGTACGGCGTCACCGTCAGGCCGGCTTCCACCCCGTCGTCGACGCGCACCCCCTCTCCGCTGGGCGGCTCGTAGGCGACAATCCGCCCCGGCGCCGGCAGGAAGGTGACGGGATCCTCGGCGTAGACGCGGCACTCGATGGCGTGCCCCTTGCGCCGCGCCGCCACGTCCTCCTGCGTGAAGGGCAGCGGCTTGCCCTCGGCGATGTCCAGCTGCAGCGCGACGAGATCAAGCCCCAGCGTCTCTTCCGTGATCGGGTGCTCCACCTGCAGGCGGGTGTTCATCTCGAGGAAGTAGAAGTTCTGGTCGGCGTCGACGAGAAATTCGACGGTCCCGGCGCCGACGTAGCCCACCGCCTTTGCCGCGGCCACCGCCGCCGCGCAGATGGCCTGCCGCGCCTCCTCGGTGAGGAAGGGCGACGGCGTCTCCTCGATCACCTTTTGATGGCGGCGCTGGACCGAACAGTCGCGCTCGAACAGGTGGACGACGTTCCCGTGGGCGTCGGCGAGAATCTGCACCTCGATATGCCGCGGGTCGTCGATGTACTTCTCCAAAAAGACGTCGCCGCATCCGAAGTAGGCCTTGGCCCGCGCCGTCGCCGTCCCGTAGGCGGCCTTGAGCTCCTCCGGCGTGCGGCACACCTGCATGCCGATGCCGCCCCCGCCGGCGCTGGCCTTCAGCATCACCGGGTAGCCGATGGCCGCCGCAGCCCCGAGCGCCGCCTCCACCGACGCGAGCGGCTCGTCGGTGCCGGGGACGACGGGGACCCCCGCCCGCTGCATGGTCCGGCGGGCGTTCACCTTGTCGCCCATGGCGGCGATCACATCGGGATCGGGACCGATGAAGGCAATCCCCTCTTCCCGACAGCGGCGGGCAAAGGTCGGGTTTTCCGACAAAAAGCCATACCCCGGATGGATCGCGTCGGCCCCCGTCTCCTTCGCAATGGCCACGATTTTTTCGAGATTCAGATAACTTTGCGCCACCGGGGGCGGCCCGAGCAGCACCGCCTCGTCGGCCTCTCGCACGAAGGGCCAGCCGGCGTCGGCCTCCGAATAGACCGCCACCGTGGCCACACCACGCGCCCGGCAGGTGCGGAGGATCCGGCGGGCGATCTCTCCGCGGTTTGCGATCAGAACCTTCCGAATCGTCACCGAGGTCCCTCCTTTCTGACTGAGCGCTCGTTATTTCGTTCGACGCGCGCCCCCCAAAATCCTGTCGACCGGAACCATGCCCTCCGCTTTCATTATACACGATTACCTCAATTTCGAGAATTTTGAAGGGAGAAGCGCAAAAGAATGAGCCCCGCCGTTGGGCTCATTCGATCCGCTCCAGGTTGCCGTTTTCGTCCATGCGGAACACTTTGGGCTCGACCGCTTCCCCGTCCTGCAAAAGGGCCATCTTGCGCGCGCGGTTCATGATCTGGATCAGCGTTTTGTAGTCGTCGTTCATGGCGTGAAAATCCGCGCGCATGCTGGAGAGCTCGCCGCGCAGCCGTTCGTTCTCTTCCCGCAGCTCGTTGAGGGCCGCCTCTTTCTCCTGCAGCTCCTTTTCGAGCTGCTTGACCCGTTTCTGCCATTCCTGCATCGCCTGCCGCTGCTGGCGCAGAAAGCGAATGACCGCATCGTACGAGATCGAATCCGCCGCGTCGCCTTCCTCCCGCTGCACACGGGAGGACCGCGATTTTTTGATCTGTTGCCGCTGCTGTTTGGCCAACTGGATGGCTTCCTCGTACTGCTTGCGCACCGTGTTGTTCCACCGAAATCCGCAGGCTGCCGGCGTTCGCCCTAAGCGCTGTGCCACTTCCTCGAAGGCTTTCAATTGGGTGCTGCCTTCCCGGATGTGGCGAAGCGTCACCTCGGCCAGCAGCAAGTCGTCGTCGGCCGTCCAGGCATCCTGTCTCGTCCCAGGCAACGAGATCCTCCTCCCGAAACGCCTATGGCGGTGCCTCTCGCACCACCCCTGTCCGTCTCTTCTCGCAAACTTCCCGTTTTTCTAGTATTGTTATGCCCGCGCCGGCGCAGATTATACAAGGAGGCCAACCGGTTCGGCCAGTCCGTCACGGAGTTTTCGTTTACACCCCTTTCGCCCTCTTGCTATAATGGACAACGTGAACCAACGGATGGCCAAACGCGACAAAGGAGGGACCGCGCATGGCACGGATGTACCGGGTGCTGGCCTTCTGGACGCTGGTGATCGGGCTCATGTTCGCCTGGGGTGAGCTGTGGGGCCCCGCCGTCCTGTTCTTTGCCCAGACGGCCGCGTTTCTCACGGTCAGCTACATGGGGCTGTCGGAGCGCGCCTATCTGCTCATCTTCTGGGGGTACATGATCCTCGCCTTCACCGGCATCCTGTACTGGGCGTTTTTCGAAATGGAACCCGGCCAGAACGAGCAGGCCCTGTCCGCCCTGCTGGCGGCACTGGAAAGAGGTGTTTAACCGACACCTCTTTTTTTCATGCCCGAAAG from Calditerricola satsumensis encodes:
- a CDS encoding DUF2626 domain-containing protein, which codes for MARMYRVLAFWTLVIGLMFAWGELWGPAVLFFAQTAAFLTVSYMGLSERAYLLIFWGYMILAFTGILYWAFFEMEPGQNEQALSALLAALERGV
- a CDS encoding acetyl-CoA carboxylase biotin carboxylase subunit, which produces MRKVLIANRGEIARRILRTCRARGVATVAVYSEADAGWPFVREADEAVLLGPPPVAQSYLNLEKIVAIAKETGADAIHPGYGFLSENPTFARRCREEGIAFIGPDPDVIAAMGDKVNARRTMQRAGVPVVPGTDEPLASVEAALGAAAAIGYPVMLKASAGGGGIGMQVCRTPEELKAAYGTATARAKAYFGCGDVFLEKYIDDPRHIEVQILADAHGNVVHLFERDCSVQRRHQKVIEETPSPFLTEEARQAICAAAVAAAKAVGYVGAGTVEFLVDADQNFYFLEMNTRLQVEHPITEETLGLDLVALQLDIAEGKPLPFTQEDVAARRKGHAIECRVYAEDPVTFLPAPGRIVAYEPPSGEGVRVDDGVEAGLTVTPYYDPMIAKLVVSGSTREEALARGRAALAAYRIEGLKHNIPFLQRVLESEPFVQGRYTTHLVQELQAQEQKGARQS
- a CDS encoding RsfA family transcriptional regulator; this encodes MPGTRQDAWTADDDLLLAEVTLRHIREGSTQLKAFEEVAQRLGRTPAACGFRWNNTVRKQYEEAIQLAKQQRQQIKKSRSSRVQREEGDAADSISYDAVIRFLRQQRQAMQEWQKRVKQLEKELQEKEAALNELREENERLRGELSSMRADFHAMNDDYKTLIQIMNRARKMALLQDGEAVEPKVFRMDENGNLERIE